Below is a genomic region from Papio anubis isolate 15944 chromosome 14, Panubis1.0, whole genome shotgun sequence.
aaatatttatttagtacctaCCATGTCTCAGTTACTTCTGATGCTAGAGATACGGTGCTTAACAAGACAGACATTCCTGCCCTCCCAGGGCTTATGTTCTAGATGGGAGAGATAAACATCAAACAAGTCATAATCAAAGTCCTTGTTAGTCTAGCAATTGTTTTTGGTCCATGCAGATTGATTCCTTCTAAATTCTCTGTTTTCCTATCCTTTTTCTGCATTTCCTATCTCACTAGCTAGATTTCATgtgtgtcttgcttttttttttctttttggtctcaCTTTTCCCcttgaaaattagaaaagataatatttgaatatacttaaaacaaggaaatttttttttttttttgagatggagtcttgctctgtcgcccagactggagtatagtggcgcaacctcggctcactgcaagctccgcctcccaggttcacgccattctcctgcctcagcctcctgagtagctggggactacaggtgtgcgccaccatgcccagctaattttttttgtatttttagtagagatggggttttactgtgttagccaggatggtctctatctcctgatctcgtgatccgcctaccttggcctctcaaagtgctgggattacaggcgtgagccaccatgcccagctggaaattttttaaaaaagcagttaaTGGTTTCATTTGGCATTGTATcttcagtgtctggcacattgcAGTGCTCCAGGAATGATGTTTGAATGAGTAAGACTATACAAATATGAAGGAAACACATATATCTCATTAATATTGTGAGAACGCTAGATTTGTGCATAGACAGTCTCTGTAAGGAtcataaggcaaaaaaaaagtaGGAGCAGTTGGTGATCTCCAAGGGGGAGGATACAGAACTAAAGAAATGATGATAAGGAGACTTTATTGAatctaattttgaattattttgccATTACAGaaattctaattatttaaaattctaatcaTAATTTTTAATCACTGTACTTCCCAAGCTTAGCTTGGCATCCTTCTGTGCTGAggattaattttaatttgtcttttataGGCCTTATCTGAAATCCAAGAATAATTGCCTGAATCCACTACCTTCTAAATCTGTAAGTAGaaattagtctttttaaaaatatgcattcatAGGTAtgattagtaataaaaataataaagatgttaGCAACCTAAAGAACATGTATTTCAAAGATACTTCTTTTAGATACAAAAACAGTTTGGTTTAATAAGAGAcaatcattttttgaaaagtatgaCATACTACAGTTTAGTTttattaaccaaaaaaagtctcAAGGGAACTTTAGTCCTCttgatagctaacatttattgaatacttactgtgTGCCTGATACTTTTCTGACTTGCGTTACCTCACTGAGTCCTCACAATCTTATGAGGCTACTATTAGtagccccactttacagatgagcaaactaagTTACAGAAAGGTTAAATAGGTCGCATAGCTATTAAGTGACAAAGCTGAGAGCCTGTGATCTTAACCACTTTGGTATGCTGCCATGAAGTTAAATAGCTAAGTAGTCATTAAAAGAACATTTGCATTGAACCTTCCGAGCCACCTAAGTATATGCTTCCTAATCAATTTAATTTAGCTACATTAGATAGAATGGTAAAGGATCCTTAACTTAAAGTTTAAATGGAAGAAATCAGCCCTCTGAAAGAGACACAGATTCTTCATCTGCAATAAAAATCTcacctttagtttttaaaagcatagtTTTTATCTGTGTTCTGAAATGTAACTCAAATAGTGCTTCCTGAAGTGAAACATTCTCATTGGTGAGAATTTTAATAAGTTTTAATGATTCATTCACCAAATGACCTCAGTCATATTTgtcatatgcatatgcatatatagacTATATATGTTGTGTATATACATGACATCATTAGACACTGTGAAGGACAGCAAAATGTATATAAGGCAAAATTTATGCACAATGATTTAACGTTTGGGAAGCACTGGGTTACACTTTTACTTTATGTAGCTTGAACCAGTGTAGCATGCAAGTCTTAAAGAAAAATCCACTGGAAAGGGCCCTCAGTCAGAGTTCCCTGAGGCATCTCTGGAAGTTGAAAGTACTGATTTCAGTACATCAACTCTTAAATGAAGATGATACCTACCTTATCTGCTTTACACAgttgtaaaagtaaaaaatgaactCAGGAAGGGAATTACAGAATTTAGGAGAAACTAAAAGCACGATGTAAATAATAGTCATCATTGCAGTTATATAATGCTTGACAATTTATATAACACTTTCCATATATGACAGCAACTAACACCCAGACACTTTGTATACATTACCTCACTCAGAACAACCTTGTAAGGAAGTAGACTATATGCTTTAATGTCCAAACCAGGACACTTTTGAGAGTAAAAAGCAGTACTCTTTGACCAACAGGCATAAATCAAAACTATCTTGTGAAAACCAGGATATATGGCATCCTTTCTAGATAatagatgctattattattatcagtttTATTGTGAATCTAAACCTGctctaaagttaattttaaaaagtaatgaagtactgatacatactacaacatgggtaaatcttgaaaacatgctaagtgaaagaagccagacagaaaagcccacatattacatgattccatttatatgacacatctaaaataggcaaatctgtagacatacagagacagaaagtagactagcAGTTGCCAAGGACTGCAGGAAGCAGAAAATGGGGAGTGACCGCCAACAAGTAAACCAAGTTTCTTTCTAGGGTGATGAatatgttctggaattagacagtggtgatTGCTGTATAATAGTGTGACTGTACTAAAATCCACAGAATTGTGCACTTATTAAAATGGTGAATGTTATGGTTTGTGGATTAtatcaatttgtttttaatataaaagaaagagCAACTAAAATTAACACACATTTGGAAGCTTTCATGCCAGCATCCCTCCACCTCTTCAGTAAGCAATGATGGAGGGATCCAAGGTGTATATAAATGTTGGTGCTCAAAGATTAATCCAGATATAGCCATTGTGGGTATACCATCCATCTTTCTGCCTCCCACTCACAACTCTCCCCCGTTTCACCCCTAACAACAACACACATACCACTGTCATCCGGAGTAGACATCTCTTTGCCCTTAATGCCAAATGGTTCTGGTTAGATATCCTTTACATACTCACCAGGTTTATATAGTGATTCTTCATAATATTTGTCAAATCAAAAATAGAGCAGTAACTCTAGCATTGCCATATCTTACCCTGGAAACATATTCCATAAATCTCTGTGAAATTCTCCTTTCTGAGTAATTGCTTTCATGATAGATGCTCAGGAATTCATAGTGGCTTGCCCAGTTACTTACCATATGAATTCTAAACTCCCCTAGTTTTCAGAGTTCTCTGTAATCTAGCCTTACCTTCTCATCCAAAACTAAATCACATGACtaaacatttgtttattattaacATAGACTCTAACCTTAAAACCCTGTCCTGGCTGATTTTACACATGTGACTACTAAGATGTTACATGTTTATTGAGAGCTGTGGCAGCATATCTCAGCCTTCACATCATCTGCCACCTATCTCCTTGTCACCAATCTCCAGGGATGAGACAGAGGTTCTTGAGTGATACTGTGATGTTTACAAAGGCAGTAGTTTAAAAAACATATAGTGTGACTATACAAAGTACTAGGAGAGATTTGTTGGGAGGTACCCTAACATAAgttcattatgtatatattttttcagggtCCTTTGGAGGGCACTTAGGATATAATAGGCATTCAACAACTACTGTTTGAGgcagattcattttttaaagagcaaGTTTTTTATATTCACTACATCTCTGCTTAATTCTGTCAAGCTAAAAGATTCTAATATATTTCTGATAGGAACTCAAGTTataaaaactacctattaggacaagtacggtggctcatgcctgttatcccagcactctgggaggccaaggtgggtggattacttgagttcaaGATTTCacgaccaacctggccaacatggtgaaaccccatctttactaaaaatacaaaaaagtagccgggtgtaatgacacgcgcctgtagtccagccacttgcaaggctgaggtgggagaattgcttcaacacaggaggcagaggttgcagtgagccaagattgcatcactgcacaccagcctggatgacagagcaagaccctgtctcaaaaaaaaaaacaaaacaaaaactgtctaTTAGTCATTCTTTACTTTCTGAGAATTCAGCTTTCTTAGGTGAAAatctaaaaatgattaatttttttagcaTGTGttaaacagttatttttattatttttaaaacagtaggaTATTGTTaggaattttttaatatatactttctttgttttttcagactATTAAACCCAAAAATGATGTTACCAACCATGTTGTTTTGCCTGTCAAACCTAAAAGATCCACCAGCATTAAACTCCAACCCAGACCACCTAATACTACAGGGTCCCAGAAGCCGAAGTTGGAGCCACCAAAACTTCTGGGCAAAAGGCTGACTTCAGAATATGCTTCTTCTAATCCATACTTTAAGCCTTCTAGCAAGAGTTTTCAGCAGCGTGAAGCTGGATCATCCACAACAGGAGAACTGTCAAGAAAACCCGTGGGGTCACTTAGTATGGAGCaattgaaaactacaaagcagCAGTTAATAAATCAAGGAAATGCTAACTGTATAGACTCTGTGAATAATACCTATGTTGAAAACGAATCTTTGgttaattttctaaaagaaacaaacaaagagaacTTGCCCCATATCTTAACAGAACCTGAGAGGAAGCCAGATCCTAATTTATGTACCACAAGTAAGCCAAAGACTAACTCTTCTAATCAAACCAAGAACAGTTTGGTTCCTAAACAAGCCTTGGGCAAAAGTTCAGTTAATAGTGCTGTTCTGAAAGATAGAGTTAATAAACAATTTGTTGGAGAAACACAAAGCGGGACTTTCCCAGTAAAATCACAGCAACTCTCTAGAGGAGCAAATCTTGCAAGACCAGGAGTAAAACCCTCAAGAACGGTTCCCTCTCGCTTTATTCAGACCCTTAGTAAAGTTCAGTCATCAAAGAAACTGGTGGTCAAGAACATCAAAGATGTAAAGGTTAATAGGGGTAAATATGAAAGACCAAATGAAACTAAGTTACAGTCATACCCTGTTATTGAACAGAGAATGAAACATACCAAACCCAGAACATACCCCAATTTGCTTCAGGGTGAATATAACAACAGACATCCAGACATCAAGCAAGATCGGAAGTCCACCCAACCTTGTTGTATACCTCAGACATCATGCATACTGCAAAAACCGAAAGCCATAAGCCAGAGGCCTAATCTGACAGTTGGCAGATTTGATTCAGCCATTCCAAGCACCCCTAGTATAAGACCAAATGGAACCAGTTGTAATAAACGTAACAATAATGACTTCCAACAAAAAGCACAGACTTTGAAAAAGGCTGTTGTTCCCCAGAACCATTTTCTGAACAAGACCGCTCCCAAAAAAGCTGATGTCACAACCGTAAATGAGACTCAAACAAAcccaaatattaaaaagaaggCAACAGCAGAGGATCGAAGGTACTTTGCTTTAATTCTAAACTTTTGCAACTTAAGATAATTAGGAAAATTGACCATCAAGAAGACTTGGTCAGGAAATAGGCCATAAATAATGGCTCCTAAGTAATTTTTAACTACAGTCTGAAAAAAGATTTGAAGGAAATATATTAAGACTTGACAGGGCTAGGTGGTACATATGTTATAAATCATTTTCTGTCATTGTAtgcttaaaatagttttttttttttaagaaattgaaacaCAGAATGGATGAGTAAGAAGTAGGGGGTGCAGATGTAGACATGTTCAAGAAGTGCTCTGCTAGGCTGAACAGCAATAGAACAGATGAGAGTTCACATAGCTAGGAAGTGAGAAGATGGTAGTCTCTTGTCAAGCAAACCAGTGGTTAAGTTCAGAAAAGTTATCAGGGAAGAACCAGAAACTTCCATGAGTCTGAGTGGGCCAAGTTATGGCAAGTAAGCTCAGAGAGGAGCAGTCAGTTCAAATACAGGGTTCAGATGATGGAAGTCAAATCTCGggccgggcacactggctcacgcctatagtcccagcactttgggaggccgaggcgagcggatcacctgaggtcgagagttcgagaccagcctaaccaacatggagaacccctgtttttactaaaaatacaaaattagctgggcgtggtggcacatgcctgtaatcccagttactcaggaggctgaggcaggagaattgcttgaacccagaaggcgggggttgcggtgagccgagatcatgccattgcactccagcctgggcaacaagagcaaaactctgtctcagaaaaaaagaaaaaatcaagattTCAGGTTGGTTAATATTAACATACACATTGATTGAAACTGAGCCAGTGAATTTTTCACACTTTCTACCCAGGAGAAGCATATACGTATACCTGCTTGTCAGAAATGTCCTTATTTTGTACTTCAAGCAGGTATGCATATATGCTTCGTACAGCTCTGAACACCACCACCAAGCCCCTTGCCCTCCTGAAGAGACAGTAAGTAAACAACTTAATTCAGGGTGATGTGATCAAGAGAGTAGAGCTGGAATGGCTGCTTTAGATAGAAGGATCAGTAGAGGTACTTTCAACAGCACCGTCTGAGCTGAGACCTAACTCTGAGGAGAGGCTGGTGACAAGAAGAAGGACAATCCAGAGCAGAAAGAGAAGTGAGTGCAGAGACCTTGAGGTGGTGAACAAGGAAGTCAGGGTCCCAGCCCTGGAGCTCACAGTCTACGTCAGACAACAGAGGATTGGTCATAAGACTGTGTTGCATGTTGAACATGTTTGATTACAAAAGAGAAGGAGTCTGGAAAGGGAgagattcattcactcattctgcAGGTGTTTCTTCGgcacctacaatgtgccaggcgCTAGGAGACACAGTGATGAGCACACAGTCAGTCAGTCTTTACCCTTCTGGAGCTAATTGATATATATAGAAAGTACTAGAGAAACAAAACTGGTATTGAGGTCCTAGGAGTAAGTTGCCTTTAGAAAGGGAAAGTTCCCTCTTCATTTATGATTAGAAGGAAGGCTAAGGAGATAGGAAAAATGCTAGGAACATGGAGGAAGCACATGCCAGATGTCTCAACTTCTATCATCAAGTAGGTGGTTGGAGTGAAGGCAAGGGGCAGTATTTGGGGCTGAAATGATAAACATTGCATGGATTTTGCTCTGGAGTCAGAAATGAGAGTTagtagcattcattcattcaaaaattagtTACTGGCAttctgggaaaaacaaaactataaagacaaaaaatagatcAGTGATATTCAGGAGCTGGAGATTAGGGGTGAGACTGACTACCAAGGAGGATAAGGGAATTATTGACGGTGTTACAGCTCTCTTAGAACTTGGTAATAGACTTACCTGACTTcaggcatttgtcaaaactcagaatTGCACACTGAAAGGTGAATGTTACTGTGTGTTATTAAATAGCTGTGtgtgctagacactgtgctaGGAACTGGACTGCCAAAGTTTCTGCCTTCATAGAGCTCACACTCCAGTGGAggagacagaaaaccaacacGTTGACTAAATAAGACACGGTAATTGCAGGTAATTGCCTCTCCATGGAGGTGTCATTTGAGCGGAGGACTGAAGATGCAAGACATTAAGGCAGGAATAAGTCTGGATCAAGAAACTTCAaggaggcagggtgcagtggctcatgtctgtaatcccagcactttggaaggccgaggtggtcggatcacttgaggtcaggagttcgagaccagcctagccaacattgtgaaaccccatctctactaaaaatacaaaaattagccaggtgtggtggcacgcacctgtcgttgcagctactcaggaggctgaggcacaagaatcacttgaacccaggaggtggaggtagcagtgacgGGAGAgcatgccacttcactctagcctgggcaacagagcaaaactgtgtctcaaaaacaaaaaaagaaactgcaagGATACCTGAGCTCCTAGAGGGGGTGAGTGACAGACTAGTGTGGAGAGGTAGGTTGGAGAGGTAGGCAGGAGCCAGATTACACTGTGCCTTTCAGCCATggaaaatatgttgaattttattccaAGAGCCGTGGAAAGTCCTTGGCAGTGACACAGCCTGGGGTGCTATTtaccaaagtaaaaaaaatttggAACAGATGCAGAGATGAAAATCGAGAACTTTGTTTAGGACAGTATTAGATTTGAAATACCTGTCAGACATCAAAAGATATCAACTAGGCAGTGGGTTTTACAAAGTTTGGGGATCCAGGGAGAGATCTGGGCTGAAATGTACACTTGAAAGTCATTATTAATACGTAGTTTAAAGAAACTGGAGTGCCTACATCCAAACATGAAGTCTACATGTCTTGGTGCCCCTACCCCCAAAAAGCAGTCTGTCACCTGCTTAGAAGCTGGAGTGGAAAATGTGAACAGTGGGGGACAGCAAGATTGAGGACTTGGCACTATCAGAGCCAGCTACTTAAGAGCCCTGAAATTACAGGTCTAGCTTATGAAGGAGTCATGTCTGGTCAAGAGAGGGCTAAGGAACCAGGTTAAGTGGGTCACTTCCCACACCAAGACCTTACTGAGGGTAGAATGCAGGCTTGTTAGGTTTGGGTTGAGTGATAGTTTATGGTGAGAGAAATGAAGTGCTGAGTTAGTCATCTCAAAAGGAGAGGGATGTCTTAGGAAAGCAAGTGTCAAGTAGCACAAGTGAAAACtttcaaagaataataataatcacaaattCTATTTGAAGTCTGAAGTGCTGGCCACGTGTGATCTAGGAATCTTGGTGTCTGCCTTCTCATGGGTGGGTGCAACCCAGTGCTGCCATTACCCATTACTTTTTTCTCTTGCATCAATGTCtgcatctatttttattaattgttttttaattccaTTCTCCTAATTTTGTCTGTAGTTGAAAGTAATTATACTCTATACATATCATATACTTTAGCAGCTTgactgtgtttaaaaataaataaataaaaccactcTCCCTTTAATTGAATTTCAGGAAACAACTAGAAGAATGGCAGAAATCTAAGGGAAAAATCTATAAACGGCCCcctatggaaattaaaacaaaaagaaaattaataaaggaaatgaaTCTTTCATTCTGGAAGAGcattgaaaaagaagaggaggaaaagaaagcacAACTCGAACTGTCCAGTAAAATTAACAACACTCTGACAGAATGTCTGAACCTCATCGAAGGGGTGAGTGAAGAAGATAAATTCCTCCAGCTTTGGCCCAAAGTCTTagaatttttgaacatttttcttaaatatagtaTAGGAGAGATAGCCTTCATCTAAGCAGAAACTTAGCTACTCTTTTAAATATggagtaataataatagcaataataataatgacatgcCCATAAACGGTGGCTTTTGTATGTCTGCGCTTTTATAAACACTTAGCTAAGATTATCTCACATAATTATAACCACTGTTACTATGATCACTTTACAAACgaaactaaggcacaaagaaGTTGGAAAACTAATCCAAATAAACTGGCTCCAAAAGGAACTTTGCTTCTTTGGGTATCAGGTTCTGAAGAGGACACATTTAACATTGAAACTGAAGTCAGAAGGCAAGTTTATATGTAAAGTTGGAGTATTCTGAATACTGTGGGTAGCTATAAGTAGTATTTAAACTTTATCGTGGATTCTGCAGATAAGGATAAAATAGATGGTAGGCAAAGAGTATGATGGtaggcaaaggaaaaatatattaataaaaaatgatggAATAAACTTCTATACTAAGATCCTTGCCTAAAGCAAAACTCATTCAGTCCTTTGGCTGGGAATGTTGAACCTcagccaaaaaaaggaaaagttcagTTTAAATCTACTCCAGGCAACATTTTCACAACAGCCagttaaatattaactatttctCCTTGTGGAGTT
It encodes:
- the CKAP2L gene encoding cytoskeleton-associated protein 2-like isoform X1, producing MVGPGPTAAAAVEERQRKLQEYLAAKGKLKSQNTKPYLKSKNNCLNPLPSKSTIKPKNDVTNHVVLPVKPKRSTSIKLQPRPPNTTGSQKPKLEPPKLLGKRLTSEYASSNPYFKPSSKSFQQREAGSSTTGELSRKPVGSLSMEQLKTTKQQLINQGNANCIDSVNNTYVENESLVNFLKETNKENLPHILTEPERKPDPNLCTTSKPKTNSSNQTKNSLVPKQALGKSSVNSAVLKDRVNKQFVGETQSGTFPVKSQQLSRGANLARPGVKPSRTVPSRFIQTLSKVQSSKKLVVKNIKDVKVNRGKYERPNETKLQSYPVIEQRMKHTKPRTYPNLLQGEYNNRHPDIKQDRKSTQPCCIPQTSCILQKPKAISQRPNLTVGRFDSAIPSTPSIRPNGTSCNKRNNNDFQQKAQTLKKAVVPQNHFLNKTAPKKADVTTVNETQTNPNIKKKATAEDRRKQLEEWQKSKGKIYKRPPMEIKTKRKLIKEMNLSFWKSIEKEEEEKKAQLELSSKINNTLTECLNLIEGGVPSNEILNILSSIPEAEKFAKFWICKAKLLASKGTFDVIGLYEEAIKNGATPIQELREVVLNILQDSNRTTEGITSDSLVTETNITSVEELAKKMESVKSCLSPKEREQVTATPQIAKAEQHNYPGIKLQIGPIPRINGMPEVQDMKLITPVRRSSRIERAVSRYPEMLQEHDLVVASLDELLEMEETKCFIFRRNEALPVTLGFQTPES
- the CKAP2L gene encoding cytoskeleton-associated protein 2-like isoform X2 yields the protein MEQLKTTKQQLINQGNANCIDSVNNTYVENESLVNFLKETNKENLPHILTEPERKPDPNLCTTSKPKTNSSNQTKNSLVPKQALGKSSVNSAVLKDRVNKQFVGETQSGTFPVKSQQLSRGANLARPGVKPSRTVPSRFIQTLSKVQSSKKLVVKNIKDVKVNRGKYERPNETKLQSYPVIEQRMKHTKPRTYPNLLQGEYNNRHPDIKQDRKSTQPCCIPQTSCILQKPKAISQRPNLTVGRFDSAIPSTPSIRPNGTSCNKRNNNDFQQKAQTLKKAVVPQNHFLNKTAPKKADVTTVNETQTNPNIKKKATAEDRRKQLEEWQKSKGKIYKRPPMEIKTKRKLIKEMNLSFWKSIEKEEEEKKAQLELSSKINNTLTECLNLIEGGVPSNEILNILSSIPEAEKFAKFWICKAKLLASKGTFDVIGLYEEAIKNGATPIQELREVVLNILQDSNRTTEGITSDSLVTETNITSVEELAKKMESVKSCLSPKEREQVTATPQIAKAEQHNYPGIKLQIGPIPRINGMPEVQDMKLITPVRRSSRIERAVSRYPEMLQEHDLVVASLDELLEMEETKCFIFRRNEALPVTLGFQTPES